The Lactuca sativa cultivar Salinas chromosome 2, Lsat_Salinas_v11, whole genome shotgun sequence genome includes a window with the following:
- the LOC111883452 gene encoding probable disease resistance protein At5g66900 gives MAVVFETALQFVLGELQKAVHVVWQIIQTHRFKSLLKRLEKTLRSIDQVFYESWRLSKVLDRPEKEMIMFICYLSNATAIVLKCSSIKYRTMNKKILHSKKLIRLNNELLRFFQIDVQEKTMNTNMTYSIAISGLEDNSSVVAFSADGYSSTCSVYAGQLLNLPLTDSFANLTSIRFEHVSFSSSIQPLFILPFLQKLSFVMCEIGDAFKNSVTDQSPYIPSNLTDLEFDCCYDLRELPSGVCNLVHLQNLSITNCHELDALPRKLGNLSNLEILNLHCCTKLQEIPESIGSLHNLSFLDLSDCLSISLLPDEIGELCNLRVVKMSGVHGLQELPDSMSKLSQLEEVICDEETSYLWMDFESDLNNLKINVVDDDRFESFMKIVQ, from the coding sequence ATGGCGGTAGTATTTGAGACTGCATTACAATTTGTATTGGGTGAGTTACAGAAAGCAGTACATGTTGTATGGCAGATTATACAAACTCACAGATTCAAAAGTCTTCTCAAACGCCTTGAAAAAACCCTAAGAAGCATCGATCAGGTGTTTTATGAAAGCTGGAGATTAAGCAAGGTGTTGGATCGTCCTGAGAAAGAGATGATAATGTTCATCTGTTATCTGAGCAATGCCACAGCGATCGTTCTCAAGTGCTCGAGCATCAAGTATCGGACCATGAACAAGAAAATTCTTCATTCAAAAAAGCTGATTCGATTGAACAACGAGCTCTTGAGGTTCTTCCAGATTGATGTGCAGGAGAAAACGATGAACACTAATATGACGTATTCAATTGCGATTTCCGGATTGGAAGACAATTCATCAGTTGTTGCCTTTTCTGCAGATGGATATTCGAGTACGTGCAGTGTTTATGCTGGCCAACTACTCAATCTTCCATTGACAGATTCTTTCGCTAACCTAACAAGTATCAGATTCGAACATGTTTCATTTTCTTCCTCTATTCAACCACTCTTCATTTTGCCATTTCTTCAAAAACTTTCGTTTGTTATGTGTGAGATAGGTGATGCTTTTAAGAACAGTGTCACAGATCAGTCTCCTTATATTCCATCAAATCTCACTGATCTGGAATTTGATTGTTGTTATGATCTGAGGGAACTACCTTCAGGAGTATGTAATCTTGTTCATCTCCAGAATCTCAGCATCACCAATTGCCATGAGCTGGATGCTCTTCCTAGAAAGTTGGGGAATCTTTCCAATCTTGAGATCCTCAACCTCCATTGTTGCACAAAACTACAAGAAATACCAGAATCGATTGGAAGTCTTCATAATCTGAGTTTCCTTGATTTATCTGATTGTTTGAGTATAAGTCTATTACCAGATGAAATTGGGGAACTATGCAACCTGAGAGTGGTTAAGATGAGTGGTGTTCATGGATTACAAGAGTTGCCGGATTCCATGAGCAAATTGTCACAGTTGGAAGAAGTCATATGTGATGAGGAGACATCGTATTTGTGGATGGATTTTGAAAGTGATCTGAATAATTTGAAGATAAACGTTGTTGATGATGACAGGTTTGAAAGCTTTATGAAAATCGTTCAGTAA